One window of the Agrobacterium larrymoorei genome contains the following:
- a CDS encoding TetR/AcrR family transcriptional regulator, whose product MDSDEPQTQGSNKAPYGAHAARTLRTRKAILAAAAGEFVAHGLEGANMEAIANAAGVNKALIYRHFSRKELLFRHVLEDAYRAMRDAEEALDMPADPVAALDCLTAFTFDYYCNNQSFLTLVGIENLHGGENIRESERDIVHAENISRMVAGILQRGENAELFRPGLDPVELWLSISNLCWATVSTVHTIRFTFERDVLAEPARSARLAHIQEMVRRYALLPNHL is encoded by the coding sequence ATGGACAGCGACGAACCTCAAACTCAAGGATCGAATAAGGCGCCATACGGAGCGCATGCCGCCCGAACTTTGCGCACACGCAAAGCAATTCTTGCCGCGGCAGCAGGCGAGTTTGTGGCGCACGGGCTCGAAGGCGCGAATATGGAGGCGATCGCCAACGCCGCAGGTGTGAACAAGGCGCTGATCTACCGCCACTTTTCTCGTAAGGAACTGTTGTTCCGCCACGTCCTGGAAGATGCCTACAGGGCAATGCGTGACGCTGAAGAGGCGCTGGACATGCCGGCAGATCCGGTGGCAGCGCTTGACTGCCTGACGGCCTTCACCTTCGACTATTATTGCAACAATCAATCCTTCCTGACGCTGGTCGGTATTGAAAACCTGCATGGGGGCGAAAACATTCGCGAATCTGAACGAGACATCGTGCATGCAGAAAATATTTCGCGCATGGTCGCCGGCATCTTGCAAAGAGGCGAGAATGCCGAGCTCTTCAGACCTGGCCTGGACCCGGTCGAACTTTGGCTTTCCATTTCCAATCTCTGCTGGGCGACGGTGTCCACGGTTCACACAATCCGCTTTACCTTCGAACGCGATGTTCTGGCCGAGCCAGCGCGCAGCGCGCGCCTTGCCCATATCCAGGAAATGGTACGGCGTTACGCCTTGTTGCCGAACCACTTGTAA